Proteins from a genomic interval of Cognatishimia sp. WU-CL00825:
- the cyoE gene encoding heme o synthase — translation MSDASLHSPAQESEASFGDYFALLKPRVMSLVVFTAMVGLLAAPGGVHPFVAFCAILFIAVGGGASGALNMWYDSDIDQIMSRTKSRPIPSGKVSRDEAFAFGMTLSVFAVVMLGLATNLVAAGLLAFTIFFYVVIYTMWLKRWTPQNIVIGGAAGAFPPMIGWAVVTGGVSVESVLMFTLIFMWTPPHFWALCLFMKSDYKDAGVPMLHVTNGRASTRNHILIYTLILAVVALGIAFTSIGGPIYLTVAVVLNALFVAGAVAIWRRSDAQCEADNHKREKSFFGLSLLYLFLHFGAILAEAALAPYGFGGWS, via the coding sequence ATGAGCGACGCCAGTCTTCATTCGCCAGCGCAGGAAAGCGAGGCCTCTTTCGGGGACTATTTTGCTTTGCTAAAGCCGCGGGTGATGTCCTTGGTGGTGTTCACTGCCATGGTCGGTCTTTTGGCGGCACCTGGTGGGGTTCATCCCTTTGTCGCGTTCTGCGCGATCTTGTTCATTGCGGTCGGGGGCGGGGCCTCTGGTGCACTGAACATGTGGTATGATTCAGACATCGATCAGATCATGAGCCGCACAAAATCGCGGCCAATTCCGTCTGGTAAGGTTTCTCGCGACGAAGCGTTTGCTTTCGGCATGACGCTTTCTGTTTTTGCGGTTGTGATGCTTGGGTTGGCGACAAATCTTGTGGCCGCTGGCCTGCTGGCGTTCACAATTTTCTTTTACGTGGTGATCTACACCATGTGGCTGAAACGCTGGACACCGCAGAACATTGTCATTGGTGGCGCTGCGGGGGCTTTTCCGCCAATGATTGGCTGGGCGGTTGTCACAGGTGGTGTGTCAGTTGAAAGCGTCTTGATGTTTACGCTGATCTTTATGTGGACGCCGCCGCATTTCTGGGCGCTTTGTCTGTTCATGAAGTCTGATTACAAAGATGCGGGCGTGCCAATGTTGCACGTGACCAATGGGCGTGCGTCAACACGTAATCACATTTTGATCTATACGCTGATACTTGCTGTGGTGGCTTTGGGTATTGCATTCACCTCAATCGGTGGTCCGATTTACCTGACAGTTGCTGTTGTCCTGAATGCTTTGTTTGTTGCGGGTGCCGTTGCAATTTGGCGGCGTAGCGATGCGCAATGTGAGGCAGACAATCACAAGCGCGAAAAGAGCTTTTTTGGACTATCGCTGTTGTATCTTTTCCTGCATTTCGGTGCGATTTTGGCTGAGGCGGCTCTTGCGCCTTATGGATTTGGAGGTTGGTCATGA
- a CDS encoding cytochrome c oxidase assembly protein, protein MPMDQNVRTVAKLSGVVVLMAGLAYASVPFYDWFCRVTGFGGVTSIADAGSDVVLDQTIKVKFDASKDRGMLWDFKPQQLEMELKIGETGLAFYEAYNPTDRPIAGQASYNVTPYEAGGFFSKIDCFCFTEQVLMPGERVDMPVTFFVDPEIVTDRDAKYVKEITLSYTFYEIDLPEETAALTHGVDAVETTINRTSNEG, encoded by the coding sequence ATGCCAATGGATCAAAACGTCAGAACAGTTGCTAAGCTAAGCGGTGTTGTCGTTTTGATGGCCGGCTTGGCCTATGCGTCTGTGCCGTTTTACGATTGGTTTTGTCGTGTCACCGGTTTTGGCGGTGTCACAAGCATTGCCGATGCGGGGTCTGACGTTGTCTTGGATCAGACCATCAAAGTCAAATTTGATGCGAGTAAAGACCGTGGCATGCTGTGGGATTTCAAACCTCAGCAACTGGAAATGGAACTTAAAATCGGTGAAACCGGTTTGGCGTTTTATGAAGCTTATAATCCAACCGATCGGCCTATTGCGGGGCAGGCCAGCTATAATGTCACGCCCTATGAGGCCGGTGGGTTTTTCTCGAAAATCGACTGCTTTTGTTTTACCGAACAAGTGCTGATGCCCGGCGAACGCGTCGACATGCCTGTGACGTTCTTTGTCGATCCGGAAATCGTCACGGATCGTGACGCAAAATATGTTAAAGAGATCACGTTGAGCTATACGTTCTATGAGATCGACCTTCCCGAAGAAACCGCGGCTTTGACACATGGTGTTGATGCCGTAGAAACAACAATAAACCGAACCTCCAACGAGGGATAA
- a CDS encoding cytochrome c oxidase subunit 3 yields the protein MAHAKNHDYHILAPSWWPFLGALGGFIMLFGAVLMFHDKGPWMFLIGLAGVLYVMFGWWAEVVAESKVGDHTPVVQIGLRYGFILFIMSEVMFFSAWFWSFFKHAIYPMGPDSPMIDGMFPPAGIETFDPFHLPLINTLILLCSGCAATWAHHALAHEDNRQDMKWGLIIAVALGVLFTVFQVYEYSHAAFSFDGNIYGANFFMATGFHGFHVLIGTIFLLVCLLRLMSGHFTKEQHVGFEAAAWYWHFVDVVWLFLFAAVYIWGQ from the coding sequence ATGGCGCACGCTAAAAATCACGATTATCACATTTTGGCCCCTTCTTGGTGGCCGTTCTTGGGCGCATTGGGCGGCTTTATTATGCTGTTCGGCGCGGTTCTTATGTTCCACGACAAAGGTCCGTGGATGTTCCTGATTGGCCTGGCTGGCGTCTTGTACGTCATGTTTGGCTGGTGGGCAGAAGTTGTTGCTGAAAGCAAAGTCGGCGATCACACACCGGTGGTGCAAATCGGCCTGCGCTACGGCTTTATTTTGTTCATCATGTCAGAAGTTATGTTCTTCTCGGCTTGGTTCTGGAGCTTCTTTAAGCACGCAATTTACCCCATGGGTCCAGACAGCCCGATGATTGACGGTATGTTTCCACCAGCAGGCATTGAGACGTTTGACCCATTTCACCTGCCGCTGATCAATACTTTGATTTTGCTGTGTTCTGGTTGCGCCGCAACCTGGGCGCACCATGCGTTGGCCCATGAGGACAACCGTCAAGATATGAAGTGGGGTCTGATTATTGCTGTGGCTCTGGGCGTGTTGTTCACGGTCTTTCAGGTTTATGAATACAGCCACGCAGCCTTTTCCTTTGATGGAAACATCTATGGTGCCAACTTCTTTATGGCGACAGGTTTCCACGGTTTTCACGTTCTGATCGGAACCATCTTTTTGCTGGTGTGTTTGCTGCGCTTGATGAGCGGCCACTTCACCAAAGAACAGCACGTGGGCTTTGAAGCCGCGGCTTGGTACTGGCACTTTGTGGATGTGGTTTGGCTGTTTCTTTTTGCAGCGGTCTACATCTGGGGCCAATAA
- a CDS encoding SURF1 family protein, which translates to MRRLILPLTFGILGTAILLSLGSWQVRRLAWKENVLAQIDRQIAAEPVALPVELDPDADKFLAVTVQGLITQDEVHVLASTRDTGAIYRVIAAFETTDGRRVLLDRGWVYPPSKDAQRPMVQTTVQGNLHWPQEVDSYTPENDTNANIWFSRHVPTLAKALDTEEILVVARSTTEKDPQVTPLPVASSGIPNDHLQYAVTWYGLAAVWVMMTLYYLRRMRKQKKV; encoded by the coding sequence GTGCGGCGACTAATTCTACCTTTGACATTTGGCATTTTGGGCACTGCGATTTTGCTTTCGCTGGGCAGCTGGCAAGTGCGCCGGTTGGCCTGGAAAGAAAACGTTCTGGCGCAAATTGACCGGCAGATCGCAGCAGAACCGGTGGCGCTGCCAGTTGAACTGGATCCAGACGCAGACAAGTTTTTAGCGGTCACAGTGCAGGGCCTGATCACCCAAGACGAAGTTCATGTGCTTGCCTCGACCCGTGATACAGGTGCGATTTATCGTGTGATCGCGGCTTTTGAAACCACGGACGGGAGGCGGGTGCTTTTGGATCGCGGTTGGGTCTATCCGCCTAGCAAAGATGCGCAGCGCCCCATGGTTCAAACCACGGTCCAGGGCAATTTGCACTGGCCGCAGGAAGTTGACAGCTATACGCCAGAAAATGATACCAATGCCAATATTTGGTTTTCGCGGCATGTGCCGACACTGGCCAAAGCACTCGACACTGAAGAAATCTTAGTTGTTGCCCGAAGTACCACAGAAAAAGATCCTCAGGTCACGCCGTTGCCAGTTGCTTCCTCTGGTATTCCCAACGATCACCTGCAATACGCTGTGACTTGGTATGGCCTAGCGGCCGTCTGGGTCATGATGACGCTTTATTACCTGCGCCGCATGCGCAAACAGAAAAAGGTCTAA
- the thrC gene encoding threonine synthase: MKYISTRGNAPELSFTEAMLTGLARDGGLYVPKKIPTMTHDEIAGLAGLSYEEIAFRVMKPFIGDSFTDEEFQGIIGRAYAGFRHDARAPLVQLAPNHYLLELFHGPTLAFKDFAMQLIGQLFQFELARRKERVTIVGATSGDTGSAAIEAFRGLKNVDVFILFPNGRVSDIQRKQMTTPDDANVHALALEGDFDDCQARLKDMFNDFEFRDGVKLAGVNSINWARVLAQVVYFFSSAVSLGAPHRKVSFTVPTGNFGDIFAGYIAKKMGLPIEKLVIATNQNDILHRTMQTGAYTKQGVTPSISPSMDIQVSSNFERALFDAYDRDGAAVAQLMDELKEGSFTISQGAMEALREQFVSGRATEAETKDTIKSEFAASGEVLCPHSAVGVKVGHEYQSEVPMITLATAHPAKFPDAVEMAMGTRPALPAHMQDMMGQEERMCKVPNQLPLLQTIIKDRIASR; encoded by the coding sequence GTGAAATATATATCTACGCGCGGAAACGCACCGGAACTGAGTTTCACCGAAGCCATGTTGACTGGGCTTGCGCGCGATGGCGGGCTGTATGTGCCCAAGAAGATCCCTACCATGACCCACGACGAGATCGCTGGCCTGGCTGGTTTGTCGTACGAGGAAATTGCGTTTCGGGTAATGAAGCCGTTTATCGGTGACAGTTTTACCGACGAGGAATTCCAAGGAATTATTGGGCGGGCTTATGCAGGGTTTCGCCATGACGCACGTGCACCATTGGTCCAGCTGGCCCCAAATCATTATTTGCTAGAGCTGTTTCACGGACCAACTCTGGCCTTTAAAGACTTTGCCATGCAGTTAATTGGGCAGCTGTTCCAATTTGAGCTGGCACGCCGCAAAGAGCGAGTGACCATTGTCGGTGCCACCTCTGGTGACACAGGCTCTGCCGCAATCGAGGCGTTTCGTGGTCTGAAAAACGTGGACGTCTTTATTCTGTTCCCCAATGGGCGCGTATCCGACATTCAACGCAAGCAGATGACGACGCCTGATGATGCCAATGTACATGCTTTGGCTTTGGAAGGTGACTTTGACGATTGTCAGGCCCGCCTGAAAGACATGTTCAATGATTTTGAATTCCGCGATGGCGTTAAGCTGGCGGGGGTGAATTCGATCAATTGGGCGCGCGTCTTGGCGCAAGTTGTGTATTTCTTTTCTTCGGCCGTTTCACTTGGCGCACCACATCGCAAGGTAAGTTTTACGGTTCCGACCGGAAACTTTGGGGATATTTTTGCGGGCTATATAGCTAAGAAAATGGGCCTGCCCATCGAGAAGCTGGTGATCGCAACCAACCAGAATGATATTTTGCATCGTACAATGCAAACCGGGGCTTACACCAAACAAGGTGTGACGCCGTCCATCAGCCCCTCTATGGACATTCAGGTGTCGTCCAATTTTGAGCGGGCGTTGTTTGACGCTTATGATCGGGATGGGGCCGCTGTGGCCCAATTGATGGACGAACTAAAAGAAGGTTCGTTTACGATCAGCCAGGGGGCGATGGAAGCTTTGCGCGAACAATTTGTGTCAGGTCGCGCCACAGAAGCTGAAACCAAAGACACAATCAAATCTGAGTTTGCGGCCAGCGGTGAGGTGCTTTGCCCCCATTCGGCGGTTGGCGTTAAGGTTGGACACGAATACCAATCCGAGGTTCCTATGATCACCTTGGCAACAGCGCATCCGGCGAAATTCCCGGATGCCGTTGAAATGGCAATGGGGACCCGTCCAGCGTTGCCTGCGCATATGCAGGATATGATGGGGCAGGAGGAGCGTATGTGCAAAGTGCCAAATCAACTGCCTCTGCTTCAGACCATTATTAAAGATCGGATCGCATCACGTTGA
- a CDS encoding pitrilysin family protein, with translation MTVRIHTLSNGFRIATEHMPGLQSASVGVWVTAGGRHERPKQNGIAHFLEHMAFKGTKRRSALDIAEAIEDVGGYINAYTSREVTAYYARVLKNDVPLAMDVIGDILRNPIFDPNEIEVERGVILQEIGQALDTPDDVIFDWLQERAYQDQPLGRTILGPEERVQNFGKDDLSGFVAEHYGPERMILAAAGGVDHDEIVKIAEDLFGDMVPGKSMEILPAAFSGGEFRQEKSLEQAHFALGLESPNYCSPDIYAAQIYSVALGGGMSSRLFQEVREKRGLCYTIYASAGAYADSGMTTIYAGTSGDQIADLANITIDELKRAAEDMNAKEIERARVQMKAGMLMGLESPSSRAERLARMLSIWNRVPDLAETVEKIDAVTDNDVRGFAEHMAVQARAALALYGPVSDAPDLVNLQDRRAA, from the coding sequence TTGACCGTAAGAATTCACACACTTTCAAATGGCTTTCGTATTGCAACCGAGCATATGCCCGGATTGCAATCTGCGTCCGTGGGCGTCTGGGTTACAGCCGGAGGGCGTCATGAACGCCCCAAGCAAAATGGGATTGCCCATTTTCTTGAACATATGGCCTTTAAGGGCACCAAGCGCCGCAGCGCATTGGATATTGCCGAGGCGATCGAGGACGTTGGCGGCTATATCAACGCCTATACCAGCCGAGAGGTCACGGCCTATTACGCACGTGTTCTAAAGAACGATGTCCCGCTGGCGATGGATGTTATCGGAGATATCCTGCGCAATCCCATTTTTGATCCCAACGAAATCGAAGTTGAGCGCGGCGTGATTTTGCAAGAGATTGGTCAGGCGCTTGATACGCCAGATGACGTGATCTTTGACTGGCTACAAGAACGTGCTTATCAAGATCAGCCTTTGGGACGGACTATTTTGGGCCCGGAAGAGCGGGTTCAGAACTTTGGCAAAGATGATTTGTCGGGGTTTGTCGCCGAGCATTATGGCCCAGAGCGCATGATCTTGGCGGCAGCCGGTGGCGTTGATCACGATGAAATCGTTAAAATTGCCGAAGATCTGTTTGGCGATATGGTGCCTGGCAAATCTATGGAGATTTTGCCTGCCGCGTTTTCCGGCGGTGAGTTCCGGCAGGAAAAGAGCTTGGAGCAAGCGCATTTTGCCCTTGGCTTGGAAAGCCCGAATTATTGCAGCCCCGATATCTATGCCGCGCAGATTTATTCTGTGGCACTGGGGGGCGGGATGTCGTCGCGCCTGTTTCAAGAGGTGCGTGAAAAGCGTGGGCTGTGCTATACGATTTACGCCTCGGCTGGTGCATATGCAGATAGTGGCATGACCACGATTTATGCGGGCACTTCGGGCGACCAAATTGCAGATCTGGCGAATATCACAATAGACGAGCTGAAGCGCGCCGCAGAGGATATGAATGCTAAAGAGATCGAGCGTGCGCGGGTTCAGATGAAAGCGGGCATGTTGATGGGGCTGGAAAGCCCCTCGAGCCGTGCGGAGCGTTTGGCGCGCATGCTGTCGATTTGGAACCGTGTGCCTGATTTGGCAGAGACCGTAGAAAAGATTGATGCGGTTACCGACAATGATGTGCGTGGTTTTGCAGAGCATATGGCAGTTCAGGCGCGGGCAGCGCTGGCGCTTTATGGGCCAGTGTCTGATGCACCTGATTTGGTGAATTTGCAGGATAGGCGTGCGGCGTGA
- a CDS encoding GNAT family protein yields the protein MLLGRKKIRIDTERMVLRPPIHGDFRNWAWLRESSADFLTPWEPVWAADHLVRRNFTNRVYWAQRSINSGTAVPLFLVRREDDCLMGAITLDNIRRGPAQAGTLGYWIGQDFIRQGYMKEAIDAVVHYAFQRLDLSRVEAACLPENVASRGVLEKSGFKYEGVAQSYLQINGRWRTHVLYASLRNDRRGRTLAG from the coding sequence ATGCTGCTGGGGCGCAAAAAAATACGCATTGACACCGAGCGCATGGTTTTGCGTCCCCCGATTCATGGGGATTTTCGCAATTGGGCTTGGTTGCGCGAGAGCAGTGCTGACTTTTTAACGCCTTGGGAACCGGTTTGGGCTGCGGATCATCTGGTGCGACGCAATTTTACCAACCGGGTGTATTGGGCACAACGATCCATTAACAGTGGGACGGCTGTGCCGCTGTTTTTGGTGCGCCGCGAGGATGATTGCCTGATGGGGGCAATAACGCTGGACAATATTCGCCGCGGGCCAGCACAGGCTGGCACTTTGGGTTATTGGATCGGTCAAGATTTCATCCGACAGGGATATATGAAAGAGGCGATTGACGCGGTTGTTCACTACGCTTTTCAGCGCCTTGATCTGAGCCGGGTAGAGGCCGCCTGTTTGCCAGAGAATGTGGCGAGCCGTGGTGTGCTGGAAAAATCAGGTTTCAAATACGAAGGTGTCGCACAGAGCTATCTGCAAATTAACGGCCGTTGGCGCACACATGTGTTATACGCTTCGTTGCGCAACGATCGCCGGGGACGGACGCTGGCCGGCTGA
- a CDS encoding FAD-binding oxidoreductase, translating to MSLNAADSNFADMLRPLLPNDTLRDADRKYLEESRGRFHRESALLALPRSVEEVAIIVKACASERVGLVPYGGGTGLVGGQVIPDGPRPLVLSLERMNMIRSVSAASGVIVAEAGCILADVQAASEAVDRLFPLSLAAQGSAQIGGNLSTNAGGLNVLRYGSARDLCLGLEAVLPNGEIWRGLSPLRKNNTGYDIKNLLIGSEGTLGVITAASLRLFSQPVAHETAMLAVPSVEAALALLSLAQTHFGETISAFELIARESLNFLQASLPDIRLPFSELPDWLVLIELGLPKSMAGQDCLTRMLQEALEGEIVLDGMIAMSAKQRDEFWAVRENIPAANRVVGSISSHDVSIPIERIPAFIDEGQAVVADIGPFRVNCFGHLGDGNLHFNVFPPAGGRKSDYRDLQAKIQHAVHDLVHHYGGSFSAEHGVGRLKTDDLKRYSEPVKYDTMHAVKTLLDPLGIMNPGAVFSAG from the coding sequence ATGAGTTTAAATGCTGCTGATTCAAATTTTGCAGACATGCTGCGGCCTTTGCTCCCCAACGATACGCTGCGCGATGCAGACCGCAAATATTTAGAAGAGTCGCGGGGACGTTTTCATCGCGAGTCCGCTCTGTTGGCCTTGCCTCGCAGCGTTGAAGAGGTTGCCATAATTGTAAAAGCCTGCGCTTCCGAGCGTGTTGGTTTGGTGCCCTATGGTGGAGGCACAGGTCTTGTTGGAGGTCAGGTTATTCCTGACGGGCCGCGACCTCTGGTGTTGTCGCTGGAGCGGATGAACATGATCCGCTCTGTTTCGGCGGCATCCGGCGTAATTGTCGCGGAAGCAGGCTGTATCCTTGCAGATGTTCAGGCCGCGTCAGAGGCTGTTGATCGGCTGTTTCCTTTGTCTCTGGCGGCACAGGGGTCCGCACAAATCGGCGGTAATTTGTCGACGAATGCGGGTGGTTTGAATGTATTGCGCTATGGAAGTGCACGGGATCTTTGTCTTGGGTTAGAGGCCGTCTTGCCCAACGGAGAAATATGGCGTGGCTTGTCGCCATTGCGCAAAAACAACACTGGCTATGATATCAAGAACCTGTTGATTGGCAGCGAGGGCACTCTGGGTGTGATAACCGCCGCATCTTTGCGGCTATTTTCGCAACCTGTTGCGCATGAAACAGCGATGTTGGCAGTTCCCTCTGTAGAGGCAGCTTTGGCGCTGCTGTCTTTGGCACAAACCCACTTTGGAGAGACGATCAGTGCCTTTGAGCTGATTGCGCGCGAAAGTCTGAATTTCCTACAAGCCAGCCTGCCAGATATTCGGTTGCCGTTTTCAGAATTGCCAGACTGGCTTGTGCTGATCGAGTTGGGCCTGCCCAAGTCAATGGCGGGACAAGATTGTCTTACGCGTATGTTGCAGGAGGCGTTGGAAGGCGAGATTGTGCTGGATGGGATGATTGCCATGTCTGCCAAGCAACGCGACGAGTTTTGGGCGGTACGCGAAAACATTCCAGCCGCGAATCGTGTTGTCGGTTCGATCAGCAGCCATGATGTTTCGATTCCAATAGAGCGTATCCCTGCGTTTATTGACGAAGGTCAGGCCGTCGTTGCGGACATCGGACCTTTTCGGGTCAACTGTTTTGGTCATCTTGGGGATGGGAATTTACATTTTAATGTGTTTCCACCCGCAGGAGGAAGAAAGAGTGATTACAGAGACCTACAAGCGAAAATTCAACATGCTGTGCATGATTTAGTGCATCATTATGGAGGTTCGTTTAGTGCAGAACACGGTGTTGGGCGCCTAAAGACCGATGATCTGAAGCGTTACAGCGAACCGGTGAAGTATGATACGATGCATGCGGTCAAAACGCTGCTGGATCCATTAGGAATCATGAACCCAGGGGCTGTTTTTTCTGCAGGGTAA
- a CDS encoding adenine phosphoribosyltransferase → MPKTKEVKDYIRTIVDFPHEGIFFRDVTTLFADPRGFRMAIDQMVHPYAGERIDKVIGLEARGFILGGAIAHQLSVGFVPVRKKGKLPGTTISQHYTLEYGEAIVEIHDDAIKPGEKVLIVDDLLATGGTAEAGIKLIERLGGDIVGCAFVVDLPALGGRKKLETMGMDVHVLCDFEGL, encoded by the coding sequence ATGCCCAAAACCAAAGAAGTCAAAGACTACATTCGTACAATCGTAGATTTTCCTCACGAAGGGATCTTCTTTCGTGATGTGACGACGCTCTTTGCTGACCCACGCGGTTTTCGTATGGCCATCGACCAAATGGTTCACCCTTATGCTGGCGAACGCATCGACAAGGTCATTGGTCTGGAAGCGCGCGGATTTATACTTGGGGGGGCGATTGCCCATCAGCTAAGTGTGGGCTTTGTTCCCGTGCGCAAGAAAGGCAAGCTGCCCGGCACAACAATTTCGCAGCACTATACGCTTGAATACGGCGAAGCCATCGTAGAAATCCACGATGATGCCATCAAGCCAGGCGAAAAAGTCCTAATCGTCGATGATCTTCTAGCAACGGGTGGCACCGCAGAGGCCGGAATCAAACTCATCGAACGATTGGGTGGCGACATCGTTGGCTGCGCCTTTGTCGTAGACCTTCCAGCACTCGGAGGCCGAAAGAAACTTGAAACCATGGGTATGGATGTGCATGTATTGTGCGACTTTGAGGGCCTCTAG
- a CDS encoding S-methyl-5'-thioadenosine phosphorylase, producing the protein MIAVIGGSGIYDIDGLRKAAWVTVETPWGAPSDQILTGSLDGVKMAFLPRHGRGHKHSPTTVPYRANIDALKRLGATDVISVSACGSFREHMAPGDFVIVDQFIDRTFAREKSFFGTGCVAHVSVAHPTCLRLSDACVAAAKSADITVHRGGTYLAMEGPQFSTLAESKLYREQWGCDVIGMTNMPEAKLAREAELCYASVAMITDYDSWHPEHGEVDVTEIIKTLMGNADKARALVKQLPSLLGAEREDCPHGCDKALEYAILTAPDARDSALLAKLDAIAGRVLT; encoded by the coding sequence ATGATTGCCGTGATCGGCGGGTCTGGAATCTATGACATAGATGGCCTCAGAAAGGCAGCTTGGGTCACCGTCGAGACACCATGGGGTGCGCCGTCAGATCAGATTCTTACCGGCTCTCTGGATGGCGTGAAAATGGCGTTTTTGCCTAGACACGGACGTGGCCACAAACATTCTCCTACAACCGTGCCTTACCGTGCCAATATCGATGCTTTAAAACGCCTTGGAGCCACCGATGTTATTTCTGTTTCAGCATGTGGTTCGTTCCGCGAACACATGGCTCCTGGTGATTTTGTTATTGTTGATCAGTTTATCGATCGCACATTTGCCCGTGAAAAATCATTTTTCGGAACTGGCTGCGTCGCCCATGTCAGCGTCGCGCACCCGACCTGCCTTCGCCTGTCAGACGCCTGTGTAGCAGCCGCAAAATCAGCCGACATTACAGTGCATCGCGGCGGCACCTATTTGGCCATGGAGGGCCCACAATTCTCAACCCTGGCTGAATCCAAACTCTATCGAGAGCAATGGGGATGTGACGTCATCGGGATGACCAATATGCCAGAGGCAAAATTGGCCCGTGAAGCAGAGCTTTGTTACGCCTCGGTCGCAATGATCACCGATTATGACAGTTGGCACCCCGAACACGGAGAGGTTGACGTCACTGAAATCATCAAAACTTTGATGGGTAACGCCGACAAAGCGCGCGCTCTTGTCAAACAACTGCCCAGCCTTTTGGGTGCAGAGCGCGAAGATTGCCCACATGGCTGTGACAAGGCCTTGGAATACGCCATTTTGACAGCGCCTGACGCACGCGATTCCGCGCTGCTGGCCAAACTGGATGCCATCGCCGGGCGCGTTCTTACCTAG
- a CDS encoding SulP family inorganic anion transporter yields the protein MKRAALANFAKNISPPNLSIMQDEGWSVSRVRTELLSGLTVALALVPEAVAFAFVAGVHPLVGLYAAFMVGLITALFGGRPGMISGATGALAVVMVALVADHGVEYLFATVVLMGILQIIAGVMQWGKFIRLVPHPVMLGFVNGLAIVIFLAQLTQFKDPASGGSEWLSSGSMLLMLGLVALTMVIIWATPKITTIIPAPLAGIGIVAILVIVLGLEVPRVGDMASIEGGLPLFHIPMVPLNFETFEIILPYAVILAAIGLIESLLTLNLVGEITGKRGGASQECMAQGASNIVTGFFGGMGGCAMIGQSMINVKSGGRTRIAGIAAALFLLLFIVAASPLIEQIPLAALVGVMFMVVIGTFAWNSLKIMTKVPLTDAFVIVLVTVVTVLTDLAIAVVVGVIVSALAYAWNNARRIHAVTRDSLTDKGAKVYEIHGPLFFGSSDGFVEIFDFSGDPESVIIDFKESRVVDQSALQAIEAVAAKYEAAGKKIALRHLTRDCHQLLTRAGHLVVDSSDDPEYGVAVDYGVRTGILGGH from the coding sequence ATGAAACGCGCTGCTTTGGCAAATTTTGCCAAGAATATTTCGCCCCCAAATTTGTCGATTATGCAGGATGAAGGCTGGTCAGTTTCTCGGGTACGCACAGAGCTATTGTCAGGTTTGACAGTTGCATTGGCTTTGGTCCCCGAGGCTGTGGCTTTCGCTTTTGTTGCTGGCGTGCATCCATTGGTCGGGCTTTATGCGGCTTTCATGGTTGGGTTGATCACCGCCCTGTTTGGCGGTCGTCCTGGTATGATCTCGGGGGCTACAGGTGCTCTGGCCGTTGTGATGGTTGCATTGGTTGCAGATCATGGCGTCGAGTATTTGTTTGCCACGGTTGTCCTGATGGGGATTTTGCAGATCATCGCGGGGGTCATGCAATGGGGCAAGTTTATTCGTTTGGTGCCACATCCCGTTATGCTTGGGTTTGTTAATGGGCTGGCCATCGTGATTTTCCTAGCGCAGCTCACGCAGTTCAAAGATCCGGCATCAGGCGGGTCTGAGTGGTTGAGCAGCGGCTCGATGCTTTTGATGCTTGGGCTTGTTGCATTGACCATGGTGATCATCTGGGCAACGCCAAAGATTACAACCATCATTCCCGCTCCGCTGGCAGGCATTGGGATTGTTGCGATTTTAGTGATCGTTTTGGGACTGGAAGTGCCTCGCGTGGGTGATATGGCCTCTATCGAAGGTGGCTTGCCGTTGTTTCATATTCCGATGGTGCCGCTGAATTTCGAAACATTTGAAATTATTCTGCCCTATGCGGTTATCCTTGCTGCGATTGGGTTGATTGAAAGCTTGTTGACGCTGAACCTTGTGGGCGAGATCACCGGCAAACGCGGTGGTGCGTCACAAGAGTGCATGGCGCAAGGCGCGTCCAATATTGTCACGGGTTTCTTTGGCGGCATGGGCGGTTGTGCGATGATTGGTCAGTCGATGATCAACGTTAAATCTGGCGGCCGAACTCGAATAGCGGGGATTGCCGCAGCCTTGTTCTTGTTGCTGTTCATCGTAGCCGCCAGCCCATTGATCGAGCAAATTCCGTTGGCAGCTTTGGTCGGCGTTATGTTTATGGTGGTGATCGGCACGTTTGCGTGGAACTCTTTGAAAATCATGACCAAAGTGCCTCTGACAGATGCCTTTGTGATTGTGTTGGTGACGGTTGTAACCGTGTTGACCGACCTTGCTATCGCAGTTGTCGTTGGGGTGATCGTGAGTGCCTTGGCCTATGCTTGGAACAATGCGCGCCGAATTCACGCAGTCACACGTGACTCACTGACCGACAAGGGCGCAAAGGTTTATGAAATTCATGGGCCGTTGTTCTTTGGTTCGAGCGATGGTTTCGTCGAAATTTTTGATTTTTCCGGCGACCCAGAAAGCGTCATTATCGACTTTAAAGAAAGTCGGGTTGTGGATCAGTCTGCGTTGCAAGCAATCGAGGCGGTAGCGGCAAAATATGAGGCTGCGGGCAAAAAGATTGCACTGCGTCATCTGACCCGCGACTGTCATCAGTTATTGACCCGTGCCGGCCACTTGGTTGTTGATAGCTCGGATGATCCGGAATACGGCGTGGCAGTAGATTATGGCGTGCGCACCGGAATATTGGGCGGACACTGA